From Pseudomonas sp. stari2, a single genomic window includes:
- a CDS encoding helix-turn-helix transcriptional regulator, protein MAFMSHRNRQPSPVAPEPVRRIETGPWAIELLPGAAYATRYVAAQSAIGFAFDSQRGVHAIGSDRVRPFDAMPNGLAFVPVGCDVMSESPMGGEYLRVVRTDGIALAGEQAFNNRIDSQAIHLASRMRRALLNASVDDDWETWALALAERVEGKDRSPCQVAMTGNRMRLLDEFIDAGLDGPLGIQTMAQLLELSEGYFIRAFKQATGKSPHSYLIDRRLARARALMRDSTASLAEIALACGFNSQAHMTSAFKQRLGVSPAQLRAGSRHNPAIGKKPNQW, encoded by the coding sequence ATGGCGTTCATGAGCCATCGCAACCGCCAGCCATCACCCGTTGCCCCGGAACCGGTCCGTCGTATCGAGACCGGCCCGTGGGCAATCGAATTGCTGCCCGGTGCCGCGTACGCGACGCGCTATGTGGCGGCGCAGTCGGCCATCGGTTTTGCCTTCGACAGCCAGCGCGGCGTACACGCCATTGGCAGCGACCGGGTTCGCCCCTTCGATGCCATGCCCAATGGATTGGCGTTTGTGCCTGTCGGTTGTGACGTGATGTCCGAGTCACCGATGGGTGGTGAATACCTGCGGGTGGTCCGCACCGACGGCATTGCGCTGGCAGGTGAGCAAGCATTCAATAATCGCATCGACTCGCAGGCCATTCACCTTGCTTCGCGAATGCGCCGTGCCTTGTTGAATGCTTCAGTGGACGATGACTGGGAAACCTGGGCGCTCGCATTGGCCGAGCGCGTCGAAGGTAAAGACAGGTCACCGTGCCAAGTCGCGATGACTGGCAACCGAATGCGCCTGCTCGACGAATTCATCGACGCCGGCCTCGACGGTCCGCTCGGCATTCAAACCATGGCGCAACTGCTGGAATTGTCCGAAGGCTATTTCATTCGCGCCTTCAAACAGGCCACCGGCAAAAGCCCCCATAGCTACCTGATCGACCGGCGATTGGCCCGCGCTCGAGCGCTGATGCGCGACTCCACGGCCAGCCTGGCGGAAATCGCCCTCGCCTGCGGTTTCAATTCCCAGGCGCACATGACCAGTGCGTTCAAGCAGCGACTTGGCGTGAGTCCGGCACAATTGCGCGCAGGATCGCGTCACAATCCGGCCATTGGCAAAAAACCAAATCAGTGGTGA
- a CDS encoding threonine dehydratase, with amino-acid sequence MHSLTREDIEQAARQVYQVMPATAQYRWPLLAERLGCTVWVKHENHTPTGAFKVRGGITFMHWLRREHPNVKGIVSATRGNHGQSLALAASAVGLKALIVVPEGNSLEKNNAMRGFGGEVVEYGRDFDEAREEAARLALEHGLYLVPPFHTELVKGVATYALELFSATPDLHTVYVPIGCGSGICGVIAARDALGRDTQVVGVVSTEAAAAKLSFAAKTICETASANTFADGLAVRKPIAEAFDVYGAGAARIVSVSESEIAEAMRVYYTDTHNLAEGAGAAALAALMQERDRMQGKKVGVILSGGNIDRSVYARVIG; translated from the coding sequence ATGCATTCACTCACTCGCGAAGACATCGAACAGGCTGCCCGCCAGGTTTACCAGGTCATGCCGGCCACTGCCCAATACCGCTGGCCATTGCTGGCCGAGCGGCTGGGCTGCACGGTGTGGGTCAAGCACGAAAACCATACACCCACCGGCGCGTTCAAGGTGCGCGGCGGCATCACCTTCATGCACTGGCTGCGCCGCGAACATCCCAACGTCAAAGGCATTGTCTCCGCGACGCGTGGCAATCACGGGCAGAGCCTTGCGCTGGCAGCCAGTGCAGTCGGATTGAAGGCGTTGATCGTGGTGCCTGAGGGCAATTCGCTGGAAAAGAACAACGCCATGCGCGGCTTTGGCGGCGAAGTGGTCGAGTACGGGCGGGATTTCGACGAGGCCCGTGAGGAAGCGGCGCGCCTGGCGCTGGAACATGGACTTTATCTGGTGCCACCGTTCCACACCGAACTGGTCAAGGGCGTGGCGACCTACGCGCTGGAACTGTTCAGCGCGACACCGGATCTGCACACCGTCTACGTTCCCATCGGCTGCGGCTCAGGCATTTGTGGCGTGATCGCCGCCCGCGATGCGCTGGGGCGGGATACCCAGGTCGTAGGTGTAGTGTCGACCGAAGCGGCCGCCGCCAAGTTGTCCTTCGCGGCGAAAACGATCTGCGAGACCGCCTCGGCCAATACCTTTGCCGACGGGCTGGCCGTGCGCAAGCCGATTGCCGAGGCGTTCGATGTCTATGGGGCCGGTGCTGCACGAATCGTGTCCGTCAGCGAGAGCGAAATCGCCGAAGCCATGCGCGTGTATTACACCGATACCCACAACCTCGCCGAAGGTGCCGGCGCCGCCGCGCTGGCCGCATTGATGCAGGAGCGGGACAGGATGCAGGGCAAAAAGGTCGGGGTGATTCTGTCTGGAGGCAACATCGACCGGTCGGTGTATGCGCGAGTGATCGGCTGA
- a CDS encoding methyltransferase regulatory domain-containing protein encodes MSKAWNEGYFTDEGYTYGYSREINPVFQRYCLLLRGFATLESTDGYHCELGFGQGVSINIHAAGNPGTYVGTDFHPGQAAHAIGLANDWGSDARLYDDSFEQLLARHDLPQFDSISLHGIWTWVSRDNHKLIVEFARRHLKPGGHVYISYNCFPGWSPLAPLRQLFSLHDRFATQTSARPDQRIDAALQFSEALLAANPNYANSAPHLDAKLQSIKGQNRQYVAHEYFNRDWNCMYFTDVVDALAPAKLDYATTAVPLDTVDPLNLSAEGMDFLEGIEHPVMREQARDYFVNQNFRRDLYVRGANRLSASEHRERMLSTRFVLMQLADSVAGSVTGPAGSATLQAEIYGPVLDALADDGYVPKTLRHLLEASPSLSFGDVEQAINVLIAMGAVAPCQSEAAEKLAQTRCNTLNLQLCRRSLFDHKIQVLASPVTGGGVTVSRFQQLFLISIKQGKTRPAEWALLAWGIIGGQGEGLLKDGKALTTAEENIAELTEQAEAFAGQSLIILKALKIV; translated from the coding sequence ATGAGCAAAGCCTGGAACGAAGGTTATTTCACCGACGAAGGCTACACCTACGGGTATAGCCGGGAGATCAATCCGGTTTTCCAGCGCTATTGTTTGTTGTTGCGTGGTTTCGCCACGCTGGAGAGCACCGACGGCTATCACTGCGAGCTGGGTTTTGGCCAGGGCGTTTCGATCAATATCCATGCGGCGGGTAATCCGGGCACCTACGTCGGTACGGATTTCCATCCGGGCCAGGCCGCCCATGCCATCGGGCTGGCGAACGACTGGGGCAGCGATGCGCGGCTGTATGACGACAGCTTCGAGCAACTGCTGGCCCGCCATGACCTGCCGCAGTTCGACAGCATCAGCCTGCACGGCATCTGGACCTGGGTCAGTCGTGACAACCACAAGTTGATCGTCGAGTTTGCCCGTCGTCATCTCAAACCGGGCGGTCATGTATACATCAGCTACAACTGCTTCCCGGGCTGGTCGCCGCTGGCACCGTTGCGCCAGTTGTTCAGCCTGCATGACCGCTTCGCCACACAAACGTCTGCTCGCCCGGATCAGCGTATCGATGCTGCGCTGCAGTTCTCCGAAGCATTGTTGGCGGCCAATCCGAACTATGCCAATTCGGCGCCTCACCTGGACGCCAAGCTCCAGAGCATCAAAGGCCAGAATCGCCAATACGTCGCCCATGAATACTTCAACCGCGACTGGAATTGCATGTATTTCACCGACGTGGTCGATGCCCTGGCCCCGGCCAAGCTCGACTACGCCACCACCGCCGTTCCGCTGGACACGGTGGACCCGCTCAACCTGAGCGCCGAAGGCATGGACTTTCTGGAAGGCATCGAGCATCCGGTCATGCGCGAGCAGGCGCGTGATTACTTCGTCAACCAGAACTTCCGCCGTGACCTCTACGTGCGCGGGGCCAACCGGCTGTCCGCCAGCGAGCACCGCGAACGCATGCTCAGTACCCGTTTTGTCCTGATGCAACTGGCAGACAGTGTCGCGGGCAGCGTCACGGGGCCCGCAGGCTCAGCCACGTTGCAGGCAGAGATTTACGGCCCGGTGCTCGATGCGTTGGCGGACGACGGCTACGTGCCGAAAACCCTGCGCCACTTGCTGGAGGCTTCGCCTTCGCTGAGTTTTGGCGATGTGGAGCAGGCCATCAATGTGTTGATCGCTATGGGGGCCGTGGCGCCATGCCAGAGTGAAGCGGCCGAGAAGCTGGCGCAGACACGCTGCAATACGCTCAATCTACAACTGTGCAGACGCTCGCTGTTCGATCACAAAATCCAGGTCTTGGCCAGTCCGGTGACGGGTGGTGGCGTGACAGTCAGCCGATTCCAGCAGTTGTTCCTGATATCGATCAAACAAGGCAAGACCCGCCCAGCCGAGTGGGCATTGCTGGCGTGGGGCATCATTGGCGGCCAAGGTGAAGGACTGCTCAAGGACGGCAAAGCGCTGACGACTGCCGAGGAAAATATTGCCGAGCTGACCGAACAGGCCGAGGCGTTTGCCGGGCAGTCGCTGATCATTCTCAAGGCGCTGAAAATCGTCTAG
- a CDS encoding diguanylate cyclase — protein sequence MKRDTHLVMLLLFIIGCSLASLTIWKVLSSRERALDEVNVHGLNLTQALATYSEGIVRQSSLLLLGLVERLETEGSGPAQIERLNALVNRQQPLMPQLSGITVYDNRGHWLMSSNRPIPAGVNSSDRDYFIHHRDDPSREPFIGPPIRSRSNQEWVITVSRRFNDARGEFAGVVAVTLGVENFLRLFGKLDVGQEGAIGLSYTDGTLLVRYPFREQDMGRNFSKSPIYAKYLVDQSVGTASFTSSLDGVERLYAFRKSEKLPLITTVALGKREALAAWRLEALLSIVVVASLLGLTGVIGWFLIRDIRRRTQVEGELRLTQQQLLGSNRQLELLAMKDALTGLANRRCFDETLAMEARRAQRDRTSLALLMIDIDYFKLFNDSQGHVAGDACLQRVGKVLEACVRRPSDLVARYGGEEVAIIMPDTDGEGASVVAQLILERLTQEHIAHPASPFGRVTVSIGVTAAAGPQLAVVQALIETADQALYQAKTTGRNRMARVAPGDSSRSPLPV from the coding sequence GTGAAGCGTGATACCCACCTCGTGATGCTGTTGCTGTTTATCATCGGTTGCTCCCTGGCGTCGCTGACCATCTGGAAGGTGCTGAGCTCCCGGGAGCGGGCGCTGGACGAGGTGAACGTCCACGGGTTGAACCTGACCCAGGCGCTCGCGACCTATTCCGAAGGCATCGTTCGGCAAAGCTCGCTGCTCTTGCTCGGGCTCGTCGAGCGTCTGGAAACCGAGGGCAGCGGCCCCGCGCAGATCGAACGGCTGAATGCGCTGGTCAACCGTCAGCAACCGCTGATGCCGCAGCTCAGTGGCATCACCGTCTACGATAATCGCGGCCACTGGCTGATGTCCTCCAACCGACCGATTCCGGCCGGGGTCAACAGCAGTGACCGGGACTATTTCATCCATCACCGTGACGATCCTTCCCGCGAGCCCTTCATCGGCCCGCCCATCCGTAGCCGCTCGAATCAGGAGTGGGTGATTACCGTCAGTCGCCGCTTCAATGACGCGCGCGGAGAGTTCGCCGGTGTGGTGGCGGTCACCCTGGGGGTCGAAAACTTCCTGCGACTGTTCGGCAAGCTCGACGTGGGGCAGGAAGGCGCCATCGGTCTGTCCTACACCGACGGTACGCTGCTGGTGCGTTATCCCTTTCGCGAACAGGACATGGGGCGCAATTTCTCCAAGTCGCCCATTTATGCGAAGTACCTGGTGGATCAGTCGGTGGGCACCGCGTCCTTCACGTCCAGCCTCGACGGGGTGGAGCGGCTCTACGCGTTTCGCAAGAGTGAAAAGCTGCCGCTGATCACCACGGTCGCGCTCGGCAAGCGCGAAGCACTGGCGGCGTGGCGGCTGGAGGCGCTGCTGTCGATCGTGGTGGTCGCATCGTTGCTGGGGCTCACTGGCGTGATCGGCTGGTTTCTCATTCGTGATATACGTCGACGGACCCAGGTGGAAGGGGAGTTGCGGCTCACTCAACAGCAGTTGCTGGGATCAAACCGGCAGCTGGAATTGTTGGCGATGAAGGACGCGCTGACGGGCCTCGCCAATCGTCGCTGTTTCGATGAAACACTGGCCATGGAAGCGCGCCGTGCTCAACGTGACAGGACATCGCTGGCCTTGCTGATGATCGATATCGACTACTTCAAGCTGTTCAACGATTCCCAAGGGCATGTTGCCGGCGACGCCTGCCTTCAACGGGTGGGAAAAGTGCTTGAAGCCTGTGTGCGGCGACCGTCGGATCTGGTGGCACGCTATGGCGGGGAAGAGGTGGCGATCATCATGCCCGACACCGATGGCGAGGGGGCGTCGGTCGTGGCACAACTGATTCTGGAGCGACTGACGCAAGAGCACATTGCTCACCCGGCGAGCCCGTTCGGTCGGGTGACGGTCAGTATCGGCGTCACCGCGGCGGCGGGTCCACAACTGGCCGTGGTGCAAGCGCTGATCGAGACGGCAGATCAGGCGCTGTATCAGGCGAAGACCACAGGGCGGAACCGGATGGCAAGGGTAGCTCCCGGCGACAGTTCCCGTTCACCACTGCCAGTGTGA